The sequence CTCGTTTATCACCGGAAAAAGGGTGATGCAAATCATGAGGGCAAATTGATAGAGTTCGGCAAACTTGAGAATACTGGTCATGCTGACTTAGCGCCCCTCTCGTCAGAAGGCTACACTCATTATGGAATATTCCGCCTAACTGACCGATCAACGACAACGATCGTCGAATCAGAGGATGGAAATTTGAACAAGGTATTCTCGTTTAGCCGATCAGATGCAAACGTTTCACACGATGTGGAAATTTCTCCGCGCGATCACAAACTCCCATAGTGCCGAGGTGCGTGCGGCTCTCAAATTTTAGGACGGATCGACACCTACTCAACGCGACACAGGGGCATCACAGCGGGACTGTACTCTGATTCCACTTCCTCTGAGCCGCTGTCTTCTCTCTCGATTAGTGCTATATTCCGAGGGACCTCATTGGGTGGTTTCGTGTTCAGGGGGCAAGATCTGTTCTCGGTTGACGCTACGACGAGACGCAACGACTTTGTCTAATCACCTTTCGCACTTATTGTCAAATGGGAAAGTCGTCGCCGTCGTTGTTTTTGCAGCCGGTTGGAGACGAGTGGACAATGCGATTTCTCGTTGATGGCGACCAGAATTGCTGTCTGTTGTCAGAGGAGTCTTCCGAAAGTTCGCTACGAACAGCATGCTTGCGGGTGGGATTTGAATCGAATAGGTCGCGGTGGACGCACCATGAGAATAACGCAGAGACGATGCTGTAGTACGCATGTGCGCTACTGGCCGCGATAGCATCAGTCTGTACTCACTATTTGAGATACTGTGCGTAGTTTCCTAGTACATGTTTGTCAACGTGGTCTACTGTCTGAATTCCACGCTCATGTGACCAATTTAATCATCGAGCAAGAACTGAGCGTGCGGTATCACTGTAGGTGCCACCAACTCTGGCCTTGCTTTTAGAGACAAGAAAGGTCTCAATAGCATCCTCAGGGGATGTTCTAGGACCACTGAGTGAGTAGGGGAGGCTTAGAGTTGTTCATGATTTGGTTTATGTAGGTACCTGCTGATGGCGTAAGGCCACTGTATTTTACCAGCCTGCAGTCAGTCTATGTGGACTGTGGCACCGGTGACTACGGTACGAAGAATGGCAGAGATTTCTGTAATGGATCTCGGTTCAGAGTTCTATATTGAAGGCCGTGTGCTCATATCGATAGTGAGCTAGTACCCAGTCGTACTGTATTCCTCGATCTTTTTATCCATCAAGCATTCCATGCAGAGGTCGTCACCAACACACCCAGAATTCAGGTACGGGCACCGACGAACTGTTTTTGATGATGAAAGGCCCTTCATCTCTAGTTTCCATTCCGCTTCCCAGTGTTCGATATCGCCGTTTCGGTCGGAGTTATAAACAACGGTGCCATCGCGGCTGATAATTTTCTGGCAGACAGATTCTCCTTGCCTCGCCTTCTTTACGAGCGGGATCGCTTCGGCTATGGAGCCAACCTTCGTTCGTTTGCGAGTGGTTTCGTATAGCTCGAGTACTGTCACGCCCCCCTCTTCGTGCAGCGCAGGATCAATCATACACTCACTAATATAAACGATCTTCATGAAGCTGTCGCTGAAGATTAGAAAACGCATTTGAGTGGGGTCGGTCGAGAGATCTTCGAGGTACAGGCCGGATGCGGAGTGTGTTGGTAGTCCTGGAAGCAGTGAAAAGCGTTGGAACGTAGTTTGTGAAGGGTTCGTGGTTAGTTGACAGTGTAGGGGTGGGTCAGTCCACTTGTGTTTAGTGATTTAAGCGTAAGTGGATCTTACCAGCTGCTTATTGTTTGATATTACCCTCGAGAGCACTCCAGGTTCCAGAAATGTTCGTAGAGGGGGACTCAATAAATGTGTCTCATTACACTAAACGCTAAGAACCGGTAGATATTGGACTAAAAAGTCGATCTTGTAAATATTGCTTATGGATATTGTATTCTTGGCCATGAATAAGTGTTTTTGCCGCTGGAAACTACCTAACGCTGATTCTGTAGTTATTAGTTCAAAGAGTGTAACTCGAACACCCTCACTAATTTATTCAATGGATATTAGTCTGTGGCTGCTATGCCCTGTTGCTCAACTTCTATACCTCTCACTTCCTCTATAAGGTTTTCTTGAGTCATTGGCGCTATTTCAACCACGTCACCGGTAGCAGTGTAGTAGATTGATGCCGAAACCTCACGGTCTGGATAGACTTGCCCCATCACGTGATAGTACACGCTGAGCTGCTTTCGATACTCAGATTCCGCATGTCGACCACGATCGGTCTTGTAGTCGATTATCTCGACTCGATCCGGTAACACATGAACTAAATCAGTGATCCCAGAGATGGTGACCTGTTCTCCATCGAGATCCAGGGGAAGATAGGCATTTTCTTCAGCAATCAACTCTCCATCAAGCGAGTCGATTAACGAGACAACGTTTGCCTTGTCGGGCGTTTCCTCGTCATCAGGAATCGTCACATCCTCACCGTTCGCATAGGCTTCTGCGAACTCGTGTACTTCGTCACCGAATTCGGTCCCCATCCCCTCTGTAATGTCCTCGAAGACGTCGTCGCGCATGATCGAGTGTGGTGACTGTCGGTCTGGCCCAGCAGCCGCTGGAACCTCTATCTTCAACGAAACGTCTTCACGCTCGTCCACCACAGCCACAGACACCTCTGGCTCAACATACTCCACCCCCACGGGTAGTTCCTCAAGGAACATGTTTGGATTCTCTCCGGCCGAAAACAGGACGTGACTCTCTGCTCGCGTAATAGCCACATACAGCAACCTGCGTTCTTCGTCGTACTCACGAGGTAAACATTTCTTCAGGACGTCTGTCTGCCAGTCGTCGTAAATATGTGCCAGTCCATCGTGCTCAGCAAACTGCTTGCGTTGGCGTAGCCCGACTGGGTCCTGGTACGAAACCACCGAACTGCTACTCCCGCGAGGCGGGAAGCGCCCATCATTCATGTTCGCAACGATCACAATCGGATATTCGAGGCCTTTCGCGGCGTGAATCGTCTGTACCGTCACCGAATCCATATCGGCGTTCACGTTCACCTCGTGAATGGTTCCGTTCTCGATTCCACGTTCGATGAATCGAATGAGGTCGCCACGGGTGAGCATGGTCTCGTTGTGGACGGACTGAATCGTCTGTAGGACGGTGTCTGCAATCTCACCCGTATACCCATATTTCGAGAAGACACGTCGAGAAACAGCGCCAACCGTCCCAAGTGAGTCAAGCGACTGCTTGAACGATACCATCGCAGACGGATACTCCTCTGTCTCCAGGATGTGAGCAATTTCATCGAGTGAATACCCAGCCTGCTCTAAGACGACAGCCCAACCTCGCTCAGTATCCCCCTCCAGGATTCGCAGCCATGCGAGCAGTAGTTTCGCTTGATTAGTCTGGAAGAGTTCGATCCCACCCTCATACGCTATTGGGAGTCGATACTCATCGGCGACACGCTGGAGTTCCCGACCAAAGTCACGCGTTCGCGTGAGCACCGCGATATCCTCATAGCTCGGTGGACGAAGCGACCCCTCTTCCTCGACAGCATACTCGTCGTTGCCGACGATTTCTTGAATCTGCCCCAGTATCGCTTCGTGTTCGTCTTCGGCGTGGATCGCTTCGATCCGTGACTGTTCATACGTCGAGTTCGACGACAGCGAGACAATCCGATCACGCACCGAGGCCGTATTGACCTCATCACTACTTGCAGCCGGAACTAAGAGCCCGCTCTCGGAAAAGTCGAGAATCTCCTGGGTCGAACGATAGTTCTCTACCAGCTCAATCGTCTCAATTGGCGTAGGTTCGAACTCAACCCGGCCGTAGTCCTCATTGAGTTCGTCGATGAACACAGACAATCGCGTCTCGAACTCAGTAATGTTCTCAACGGCAGCGTACTGGAAGCTGTAGATGCTTTGTTTCCAGTCACCGACGACACAGAGGTTCTTCGTCCCAGAAAGCAGGAGGGCGAGTTTGAATTGAATCTCACTGGAGTCCTGGAACTCGTCGATCATCATGTACTCAAACGTAATCTCATCTCGGAGTCGATGATTCTCACATAGCAGTACAAACGCGAAGAGCTGTAGGAACCCGAAGTTCAGGTAGTTTCGCCGCAGTGCGAATTCGAGATACTCGTAGTAGAGGTCGTGGACGAACGACTTGAGCGAAGACCGATCGACGTCAAAGACACGTGCTGCAACGTCCTCTGGAATCTGCTTTGTCCGATCTCCCCTTATTTCACCCTTCTCTGGCGCGTCCGGGAGATAACATTTGTTCTTCCCGTATCGTCCAAGCTTCTTGCGCAGCTTCGACTGCTTTCGCCCGCCATTGCGAGGCTCGTTATATGAGTCAAAGATCGACTTGAATGCATCAAAATCACCGTTGAGTGCTCGCTCACCATTTCGATACCAGCCATCCGCGGTCGGGAAGACCCCTTTCGCAGTAAGCTGGCGAATCAACCCCAGTAACTCAGACGGATCCGACACCACCCGGAAGTAATCGCTGTACTCCGAGTGTTCGTCTACGAACTGGTCATAGAACTCAGTGAACAGTGCCTCTTCGACGAGTTCGTCACTAATGAGCCGAGTCGAGTCCGTGATTCGGTCATCGATTCCGAGGTAGGTTGGTGCGTCGACGCCGTGTTCTTCGAGGATGTCGTGACAGAGACTATGGAACGTCTGGATGGGAGCGTCTCGAAGCGTTCGCATTCCATACTCACAATGGCTGACGATCCGATCGCGCATCTCACCCGCTGCATTGTTCGTAAACGTAAGCAACAGCACATCGTCTGGCTCAACCCCATCCTGGTCGACGATGTTCGCGTAGCGTCGCGTGACAGTGAACGTCTTTCCAGTACCAGCGCCGGCGTCGACGAGATAGAGCCCGTCAGTCTGGTCGATGAGCGCTCGCTGTTGCTCGTTCGGACTCGTCATTGTTCAGCCTCCGTCAGATGGTCGTTCATTTCAAGCAGCAAATCACGGTGGTCGACGTAGCGATAGTTTGGCTCACTAGCATGCCCCTCAACTGGGAAGCGCTCGCCCTCTGTCCGACAGTCGTTGAGGTCAGCCAGGCACTCCTCGACGAAGATCTCGAAGGCATCCAAATCTTCCTTGAAAAAGTTCTTCTTTCGCACGCCATTCAACGCTCGAATTGCTTGGTCACAGCCCTTCTCGGCATCGACGTCACTCGTCGCATCCGAGACCAGCGACTCGAACTGTGTGGCGAACTCCGACTCCCGTAGCTCTGATTTCACACGCGTCTCTGGGAACGTGAGCTCACCCATAATCTCACAGTACGCATCCAGCCCAAGGTTGCCGAATGTTTGACTGCAGTCTTTGTAGCCGTCCAAGAGCACGTCGTAGGCGGCTTCGGTCCCGACATAGTCGTCGAAGGTCTGTGGATAGTACGTGACCGTCGTCAACGTATCTGCGAGGTTCCCGTTGCCCGCAACGACGTCATCTAGGTTCTCAAGGAAATGGAAGAACGTGAACTCAAGCTCTTCACCTGGTTGTTCCGATCGCAGGTGCATCAAGTACAGCAGCGCCTGAAAGTTTGCTTTGTCAGTCGGTGGATCGCTGGCCGAGTGCTTCACGATACTGTATGCCGACTTCTTCGACCCACTCTTGTAGTCCAATAGTTGCGTTGGCTCGTGATGCAGATCGATTTTACCCTTCACGCCGAGTTCATCGTTTTCGAACCATCGCTCAGTCAACGGTGAGGAGAGCTCCACACCGAACTGTTCTGCGACGGCGTTTGATTTCCAGCCGCCGTCTGCAGTCACGAGATGGTCGTGTGTTGGCTGATTTGCATCCAAGTACTCGATGATCGTCTCCAATCCAATCTTGTACTTCGTTCGGCGCACCGCGTCGTTGACGTCGTGATAGAACGCTTCTGTCTCCGAGAGCATCCATTCAACCACATCATCTAACCGACCATCCACGAACGATGGGTCGTTGACATAGCATTCAGCAAAGTCGTGGAACAGATTTCCTTCTTTGAAGTAGTCTTTGTCGGGGTTGTCGACGAGTCGGCTAAAGAAGTAGTCGCGCGGTGAGTTCGTATACGAGTTGAGACTCGACTGCGAAATCGACCCCACAGTCTCTACGTCCACATCCACAGGTTCTCGCGTAAACCCAACCTCATTTCTCTTAACACGCGAATGGTACTGTGATGATGGGAGGTCGCTGAACTGCTCGAATGACTCCTCGAGGAGTTCGTCGAAGTACAAACACGGCGTAACAGGGGTTGCACCTGCTGTGTCTTGGACGAGGTAGTGTTGGTCGACGCCGCTTTGGATGAGTTGCTGGAACTGCCGAATGTTGCGCTCAAATTCTTCGTCACGGTCGACCCATGGACGACGCGGCGACGAGTGCGTCCAGCCTTCGTCAAGCCCGAGATAGAATACGAGTGGTCGACCCACGAACGCCGCAGATTTTGCATCTGCAAGCAACACACCCTCATTCTCACGCTCAATCGGAACTTCATACGTCTGCAGATAGAAGTCGAGTTTGTCTAACGACTCAGAGGAGACTGGCATGTCGTCAATACCCAACGTCTCCAGTTCCTCGTGGAACGTCTCCAACTCGCACTCAGCAAGTCTCTCAAAGGCACTCAGAGCCTCACTGATCGTTGCGTCCTCGGTCTGCGTGCAGAAGGACTCGTATGGTTCAAGTTCGTCTAAAGCAAGCGTGGAGACCCGTTTGCCGTTGTGCTCAATATCAATCGAGATACCGAGTCGCTCCAATGCAGGTCGTACTTCGGATACTCGGGTATTCGATCCGGTGAAGGTCGCACGAAGCAGCTGTAAGAATGCCCGGTGGTCTGCTTCGTCGGTGAATCCGGCCCCACCATAGAACGGAATGTCTTCCGCCTCAAACGCAGATTCAACGAGCGGCGAATACTCGCTTTGTGCGTCGAGAACGATTGCAATCTCTTCGGCGTTTTCTTCATCAATCGTCTCGAGCAGCGTCTCAACGATGGCTGTTGGTGAGTCGAAGATACGGAAGGGTGGATGCTCAAACGGCTTACCATCGAGTACATCGTAGGTGTCGTACTCAGTTGGGAGGATTGAGCGTTCGAGTGTTGTCAGTTGTGCAGGCTCAACAACGGCGACGTCCACCTCTTCGTCAATCTTGTCTTCAGAAAGGCTTCGAGATGTCGTCTCAAGCGATTCGAAGGTTTCGACAATCGTGCGTGTAGCTTCGGTGTCGAACGCTTCGTACTCTAATATCGCATCCAAGCGTCCGGTGTGTTCCCAGCACTGGAGGATGTTCCCGACGATATAGGCGGTCTCTTTCCAATTGAGGTCGGTGGAGTTGACGACGTCAAGAAACGCGAGACGATCCTCAGCCTGTTCGCGTCGACCAAAAGCGAGTCGACGTGGTGTGGTTGCTAAGTCACCAAAATGGGGTCTGTCAAGTCGTCCGTTGAGTGCACTTGCAAGCGGTGCGTCAGGGACGATGACCAAGTCATGGTCTTTGACTGCAGCGTAGAGGTGGTCGATAGACTTTGCACGTGAGAGTGGCACTAACCGAATAGTCCAGAGAAATCACATAAAACTGTCGTGTATTCTGGTACGGATTCTGAGGGCGTCGTCGGCTGCTCTTGCTATTCGGATTCAAGGTCTATCGGTTAGTCTTGGTGCGCGGCGACTGTTCGCCCCGTTTCCTCAGCCTGCTCACTACGCGACATACTACATGCCGCGAGTGCTTCGTCAACTGCCCGATTAAGACTCATTGGCTAATCTAATCTTGACCCTTCTAGTCTGGAAGCGTTCGTGTCATCCCAGAAAAACTCGGCTAAGTCTGTTCGTTCGAATGCCTCGACATTAGTTACTGACCGTATAGAATTCCGAGAGAATTTCCTCGGGTACTGGATTCACATACTCGAACGATTCGTCAACACAGAGGTCTTCGAAGTCTCGGTCTGTCGTAACGAGTTGGTCAGCATCTGCTTCTCTTGCAAGGGCTAGATAGAAGCAGTCGTAGACATCGTGATTCTTCTCTGCGCTGATTTCGTATGCGGTGAGGATAGTATCGGGCATCACTGTCACAGATTCCATCGGATACTGCAGTAACGATGTCACCGCATTTCGCGCATCGATCGTCTCAAACCCGATATCCTCGAGCACCCACTGAACACGGAGTGGGAGATATCCGAACATCAAGAGTGTCTCTTCTCCCGTTAGCGCGGGGACGAGATGTTCTGCGATGTAGGGATGGCCAGGATGGTCGTCAATCAACTGAATTGCGAGTGCGTTGAGATCGGGGAGAATCCGCATTTCAGCTACCTACCTCCGAACGTCGACTCGCCTGCGTCACGAAAGGCTTTGTCGCCCCATTCGTCACGAGATTTCCCAGAGGTGAGGGTGTGTAGTTCAGGAAGTTGTCGAACCAACCGGATATCGCTCCCTTCGCGAACAACTTTGAAAGTGGTACCACCTTCAAGCTGAAGTTCGTCTCGGAGCGTTTTTGGGATCGTCAGTCGGCCCCGATGGTTCAGTTCAGCTGTTCCATACTCCTTCTCACCGTCTTCATTAGTCGTGCTCATGCAATCACCACTATTCTATCAGAAGAACTCAGTCACCATAGATTTTTCTGATCCAATTTATCAGATTTGGTCTCTATTCTTCAGGAATCCGAGTTCTTTCACGACACGGTGAACAAATCTTATCATCGATGTTTCTAATATCGTGAACAGTATTCCTCATCTGGCTTGCTCTGAAGGACTACTCGCGCTCATACTGTTCTGCCGCCAATCGACGTCGGTCCAGCACTTCTCCACAGCGCTCACAGGAACGAATGTACCACCCCCGATAAGGTGTGTATCTCGGTCAGGGGTCGGATGGTCGCACGATGCTGGAACTCATACTGAAGGCCGTCGACCAAGCGTGTATAGACGTCGAATCCAAGTACGAACGATACGGTTGTCGAACTTCGAAAGTTGACTCACTGAAT is a genomic window of Haloprofundus halophilus containing:
- a CDS encoding UvrD-helicase domain-containing protein, whose translation is MTSPNEQQRALIDQTDGLYLVDAGAGTGKTFTVTRRYANIVDQDGVEPDDVLLLTFTNNAAGEMRDRIVSHCEYGMRTLRDAPIQTFHSLCHDILEEHGVDAPTYLGIDDRITDSTRLISDELVEEALFTEFYDQFVDEHSEYSDYFRVVSDPSELLGLIRQLTAKGVFPTADGWYRNGERALNGDFDAFKSIFDSYNEPRNGGRKQSKLRKKLGRYGKNKCYLPDAPEKGEIRGDRTKQIPEDVAARVFDVDRSSLKSFVHDLYYEYLEFALRRNYLNFGFLQLFAFVLLCENHRLRDEITFEYMMIDEFQDSSEIQFKLALLLSGTKNLCVVGDWKQSIYSFQYAAVENITEFETRLSVFIDELNEDYGRVEFEPTPIETIELVENYRSTQEILDFSESGLLVPAASSDEVNTASVRDRIVSLSSNSTYEQSRIEAIHAEDEHEAILGQIQEIVGNDEYAVEEEGSLRPPSYEDIAVLTRTRDFGRELQRVADEYRLPIAYEGGIELFQTNQAKLLLAWLRILEGDTERGWAVVLEQAGYSLDEIAHILETEEYPSAMVSFKQSLDSLGTVGAVSRRVFSKYGYTGEIADTVLQTIQSVHNETMLTRGDLIRFIERGIENGTIHEVNVNADMDSVTVQTIHAAKGLEYPIVIVANMNDGRFPPRGSSSSVVSYQDPVGLRQRKQFAEHDGLAHIYDDWQTDVLKKCLPREYDEERRLLYVAITRAESHVLFSAGENPNMFLEELPVGVEYVEPEVSVAVVDEREDVSLKIEVPAAAGPDRQSPHSIMRDDVFEDITEGMGTEFGDEVHEFAEAYANGEDVTIPDDEETPDKANVVSLIDSLDGELIAEENAYLPLDLDGEQVTISGITDLVHVLPDRVEIIDYKTDRGRHAESEYRKQLSVYYHVMGQVYPDREVSASIYYTATGDVVEIAPMTQENLIEEVRGIEVEQQGIAATD
- a CDS encoding type II toxin-antitoxin system VapC family toxin, which gives rise to MRILPDLNALAIQLIDDHPGHPYIAEHLVPALTGEETLLMFGYLPLRVQWVLEDIGFETIDARNAVTSLLQYPMESVTVMPDTILTAYEISAEKNHDVYDCFYLALAREADADQLVTTDRDFEDLCVDESFEYVNPVPEEILSEFYTVSN
- a CDS encoding PD-(D/E)XK nuclease family protein translates to MPLSRAKSIDHLYAAVKDHDLVIVPDAPLASALNGRLDRPHFGDLATTPRRLAFGRREQAEDRLAFLDVVNSTDLNWKETAYIVGNILQCWEHTGRLDAILEYEAFDTEATRTIVETFESLETTSRSLSEDKIDEEVDVAVVEPAQLTTLERSILPTEYDTYDVLDGKPFEHPPFRIFDSPTAIVETLLETIDEENAEEIAIVLDAQSEYSPLVESAFEAEDIPFYGGAGFTDEADHRAFLQLLRATFTGSNTRVSEVRPALERLGISIDIEHNGKRVSTLALDELEPYESFCTQTEDATISEALSAFERLAECELETFHEELETLGIDDMPVSSESLDKLDFYLQTYEVPIERENEGVLLADAKSAAFVGRPLVFYLGLDEGWTHSSPRRPWVDRDEEFERNIRQFQQLIQSGVDQHYLVQDTAGATPVTPCLYFDELLEESFEQFSDLPSSQYHSRVKRNEVGFTREPVDVDVETVGSISQSSLNSYTNSPRDYFFSRLVDNPDKDYFKEGNLFHDFAECYVNDPSFVDGRLDDVVEWMLSETEAFYHDVNDAVRRTKYKIGLETIIEYLDANQPTHDHLVTADGGWKSNAVAEQFGVELSSPLTERWFENDELGVKGKIDLHHEPTQLLDYKSGSKKSAYSIVKHSASDPPTDKANFQALLYLMHLRSEQPGEELEFTFFHFLENLDDVVAGNGNLADTLTTVTYYPQTFDDYVGTEAAYDVLLDGYKDCSQTFGNLGLDAYCEIMGELTFPETRVKSELRESEFATQFESLVSDATSDVDAEKGCDQAIRALNGVRKKNFFKEDLDAFEIFVEECLADLNDCRTEGERFPVEGHASEPNYRYVDHRDLLLEMNDHLTEAEQ